From Juglans regia cultivar Chandler chromosome 6, Walnut 2.0, whole genome shotgun sequence, the proteins below share one genomic window:
- the LOC108985095 gene encoding uncharacterized protein LOC108985095, with product MDMEQEDMQFLGFFGICREAFKIINSWRKIFSQITFALVLPLSLIFLAQMEVSKLLSSKITHNKILLEETKAGSPRYQRLSDVLMSEAITLGLFKVAYLIFSLIFSLLSTSGVVYTIASIYTGREVTFKKVMSVVPKVWKRLMLTFLCNSVAHFAYNIVAALIFVVCASFLFLIFNNNFLALLCVLFIFYLVGLVYMAIVWQLANVVTVLEDTSGFHALRKSRALLKGNMWVATFILLLLGLCHFAIQTSFQMLVVRGGSLGVASRFAYGIICLVLLFMLLLFGLVLRTVIYFVCKSYHHENIDKLALSDHLAGYYIGEYVPLKAKDAQLVP from the coding sequence ATGGATATGGAGCAAGAAGACATGCAGTTTCTTGGCTTCTTTGGTATCTGCAGAGAAGCCTTCAAGATCATCAATTCATGGAGGAAAATCTTCAGCCAGATCACCTTTGCCTTAGTCCTCCCTCTATCTTTAATCTTCTTGGCTCAAATGGAAGTCTCCAAGCTCCTCTCCTCAAAGATCACACACAACAAGATACTTTTGGAGGAAACCAAAGCAGGCTCTCCTAGATACCAAAGGCTCTCAGATGTCCTCATGTCCGAAGCGATCACTTTAGGCCTCTTCAAAGTCGCCTACCTCATCTTCTCCCTCatcttctctctcctctctacCTCCGGCGTTGTTTACACCATCGCTTCCATCTACACCGGCCGTGAAGTAACGTTCAAGAAGGTCATGAGCGTTGTCCCTAAGGTTTGGAAACGGCTTATGCTCACCTTCCTATGTAATTCCGTTGCCCACTTTGCATACAACATAGTGGCTGCTTTGATCTTTGTTGTGTGCGCAAGTTTCCTCTTTTTAATCTTCAACAATAACTTTTTGGCTCTACTTTGTGTTCTTTTTATCTTCTACTTGGTGGGTTTGGTATACATGGCCATTGTTTGGCAATTAGCCAACGTTGTGACCGTGTTGGAAGACACAAGCGGGTTTCATGCTCTGAGAAAGAGCAGGGCACTGCTAAAGGGCAACATGTGGGTGGCCACGTTTATATTATTGCTGCTCGGTCTCTGTCATTTTGCCATACAAACATCATTTCAGATGCTTGTTGTGCGTGGTGGATCATTGGGCGTGGCGAGCAGGTTTGCCTATGGGATTATCTGTTTGGTGTTACTTTTCATGTTGCTCCTGTTCGGGCTTGTCCTTCGGACAGTGATCTACTTCGTCTGCAAATCCTACCACCATGAAAACATCGACAAGTTGGCCCTCTCAGATCACCTCGCAGGCTATTATATTGGAGAATATGTTCCTTTGAAGGCCAAGGATGCTCAACTGGTGCCTTGA
- the LOC108985094 gene encoding basic blue protein-like, with translation MSQGRGSAGHATAMVVVLVLCVLVHIEQVHAATYVVGDSGGWTFNTDSWPKGKRFRAGDVLVFNYDSTNHNVVAVGRSGYSSCTAPAGAKVYKSGKDQIRLAKGPNYFICNFAGHCESGMKIAINAV, from the exons ATGTCTCAGGGAAGAGGCAGTGCAGGTCATGCCACGGCCATGGTGGTAGTCTTAGTTCTCTGTGTGCTGGTTCACATTGAACAGGTTCATGCCGCTACTTACGTGGTTGGAGACTCCGGTGGTTGGACCTTTAACACTGATAGTTGGCCCAAAGGAAAGCGTTTCAGGGCCGGTGATGTGCTCG TATTCAACTATGATTCAACAAACCACAATGTCGTGGCGGTGGGCCGAAGCGGGTACAGCAGCTGCACAGCTCCGGCGGGCGCAAAGGTGTATAAATCCGGGAAGGACCAAATAAGGCTGGCCAAAGGACCAAACTACTTCATCTGCAACTTTGCTGGGCACTGTGAATCAGGAATGAAGATTGCCATTAACGCAGTGTAA